In Flavobacterium sp. N1736, the following are encoded in one genomic region:
- a CDS encoding alkaline phosphatase, protein MKTSFLVLNLFLLFFGTGNLYSQDLVKIHSHNDYNQTIPFWDAYSNGATSIEADIFLKDNNLYVSHNQEDISASRTLEDLYLKPLETALKMKYRKEQQLFLLIDIKTGAEPTLNKLITVLNKYKTITNDKNIKIIISGNRPTADTYIKYPAFIFFDFQELGQSISKENWEKVAMVSLDFQKYSKWNGLGRLTKEDYNRISSIISKAKFTNKPFRFWGAPDTKSAWKAFLELGVDIINTDKPYNCVQYLESLPKRFITASNSSKVYIPAYKTDQKNIPVKNVILLIGDGNGLSQISSAVLANNGALSLTQLKSVGFIKTQSADDFTTDSAAAGTALATGQKTNNRAIGTDSLRKPIVNILEILQKRKFSTGIITTDEITGATPAAFYAHREERSDTEGISRDLLESKLNLFVGGGAATFKDTALKTKFKLLSSVQEMQTTIEDTVGVFISQNRVPSVLEGRGELLAEATKYSLEFLNKKNKPFFLMVEGAQIDSFGHVNNAAGIVAETIDFDTAITQALIFADKNEGTLVIITADHETSGFAIPQGNVKKHKIEGDFITNDHTATMVPIFSYGPHSQDFQGVYENNEVFTKILSLLK, encoded by the coding sequence ATGAAAACATCATTTTTAGTCCTTAACTTGTTCCTGCTGTTTTTTGGAACAGGAAACTTATATTCTCAGGATCTTGTTAAAATACATTCTCATAACGACTATAATCAAACAATTCCTTTTTGGGATGCTTACTCAAACGGAGCGACATCTATAGAAGCCGACATTTTTTTAAAAGATAATAATCTGTATGTTTCCCACAATCAGGAAGATATTTCTGCTTCAAGAACATTAGAAGATTTGTATTTAAAGCCTTTGGAAACCGCTTTAAAAATGAAGTACAGAAAAGAGCAGCAATTATTTTTGTTAATAGACATTAAAACGGGTGCCGAACCAACACTAAACAAACTTATTACTGTTTTAAATAAGTATAAAACGATCACGAATGATAAAAATATTAAAATCATTATATCAGGAAACAGACCTACCGCAGATACTTATATAAAATATCCGGCTTTTATTTTCTTTGATTTTCAGGAATTAGGACAATCTATTTCTAAAGAAAATTGGGAAAAAGTAGCAATGGTAAGTTTAGATTTTCAAAAATATTCTAAATGGAACGGCTTAGGAAGATTAACAAAAGAAGATTATAATCGTATAAGTTCCATTATTTCCAAAGCAAAATTCACCAATAAACCCTTTCGATTTTGGGGCGCTCCGGATACAAAAAGTGCCTGGAAAGCATTTTTAGAATTAGGCGTAGATATTATTAATACAGACAAACCGTATAATTGTGTACAATACCTTGAATCGCTGCCAAAAAGGTTCATAACAGCCAGTAATTCGTCAAAAGTTTATATTCCTGCTTATAAAACAGATCAAAAAAACATTCCCGTTAAAAATGTCATTCTTTTAATTGGAGACGGAAATGGTTTATCTCAAATATCCTCAGCAGTTCTAGCCAATAACGGCGCCTTGTCATTGACACAATTAAAAAGCGTAGGCTTTATTAAAACACAATCTGCCGATGATTTTACAACAGATTCTGCAGCAGCAGGAACAGCATTGGCAACAGGTCAAAAAACAAACAACAGAGCAATTGGAACCGATAGTTTGAGAAAACCAATCGTGAATATTTTGGAAATTTTACAAAAAAGAAAATTTTCTACAGGTATTATAACTACCGATGAAATTACCGGAGCAACACCGGCTGCTTTTTATGCACACAGAGAAGAAAGATCTGATACAGAAGGAATTTCGAGAGATTTATTAGAAAGTAAACTGAATTTATTTGTTGGCGGCGGCGCTGCTACTTTTAAAGATACTGCATTAAAAACTAAATTTAAATTATTGTCTTCCGTTCAGGAAATGCAAACCACAATTGAAGATACTGTTGGCGTATTTATTTCACAAAACAGAGTGCCGTCAGTTTTAGAAGGACGAGGAGAATTATTAGCAGAAGCTACAAAATACAGTCTTGAATTTTTAAACAAAAAAAATAAGCCCTTTTTTCTAATGGTTGAAGGCGCGCAAATTGACAGTTTCGGACATGTTAACAATGCCGCCGGAATAGTTGCAGAAACAATCGATTTTGATACAGCAATAACCCAGGCGCTTATTTTTGCTGATAAAAACGAAGGTACGTTAGTCATAATTACAGCAGATCATGAAACATCGGGATTTGCAATTCCGCAGGGAAATGTGAAAAAGCACAAAATAGAAGGCGATTTTATAACCAATGATCATACGGCAACGATGGTTCCTATATTTTCTTATGGACCTCATTCCCAAGATTTTCAAGGAGTATATGAAAATAATGAAGTGTTCACTAAAATACTTTCTCTGTTAAAATAA